DNA from Ignisphaera sp.:
CGAGACAAAGCCCTTATAGGTTTCTTAGCATCCTCTGCCATATTAAACAAGTCGATATAGTACTTGACATCATCTTCAACATCTTCTCTCTTAAAGCCGCGTAAAGCCGCAACATAATAAATGAACTCGAGAGGAGTCAAGTAGCTCGGGAGGTTAGGATAGTCAGGTACGTAACCAACTCTCCTCAGAGCCTCAACCCTATTAGAATGAACATCGAAGCCCTCAATGAAAACCCACCCAGCATCAGGCTTAAGCAAACCAACAACAAGCCTTAGAGTAGTAGTCTTTCCAGCACCGTTAGGACCCACTAAACAGTAAACACTTCCGCGGCGAACAGAAAAAGACAACCCATTCACTGCAACCATATCACCAAACTTCTTCACTAAACCCTTAGCAACAATCACCGATGAATCTTTGTACACCAAGACACCTAGACCATCTATAAGGAGTAAGCTAAAAATCTTTTCTCTCTAATCAATTTGTATACGAAGATTCCCCATCCACGAGTTTCTAGTGCCTAGAATGACACATACATATACGAAATCCTCATACTCGAGACCAGCTGAATAACTCTTGAGTTAACTACTCTTTGTGACACCGGCAGAACAGATTGTTGTAAAGATTTCTCTTATATCTATAACTTAGCTGTACGTGGTTCTGGTAGCTCTACTGATTTTACACATATGGTTTTCTACTCTTACGCTATCCAAACTTATATACCTGTAAATAACTATCCTTAATGACTTCATATACTTCATTACTGATACGTTTTTAACTCTTATAGAAATTCATTTATATACAAAATGTTTCATAAGAAGCTTTAGACTCCTCTCAACAGCTATAATTTCCTAGTCCGCCAAAATAGAGGTGAAGTCATGCAATCCAGTTAAATTGTTTTTGTGGAGAAGAATTCAATTGTTTGGCGTGACGACCGGGATTTGGAGTCTGGTTAGAACTGCTATACAATCAAAGTTCCTAAGACGTACAATAAGTTGCTTTCGCAGCTGTTTAGTCTATTTCCTGCTTCCTCTCAGATGGTTTTGCTATGGTCATTGTAAGCAGCGCTATGCCTATAGCAAATATTGTAACAGGTACAGCCACGTCGAAAGCCTCTATACCAAAAAGCTTTACCGCAAATTCGAGAGCTGAAAACACCCCGAAAACAGCAATAACAATAATTTCACTACCTCAATAGCCCTGCCCATAACAAAATTTCTCCACCCCCCATAATACAGTTAAACACACTTGATACTATATAAAAAGAACACCGCCAGCAAAGCTGATAACATTAACAACGCTAGGCAACCTTCACACCCAAAACCCTTGGCTCTCACCAACACCTACTAAGCTAAACTCCTCCTAGTATAAGCTTTACGTTTAATCAGTACACTATAATTGAGTAAAATATTGTGGTTTCCAGAGCTAAGCTGTAGTCTACTTTGCCACCCCTCTATGAGTATGCCCAGCGATTTAGACCTCTCAAATTCCTCCTGGGTCAGGAGCTTCACGGGCTTGACGTACTCAGGTCTGACGGGCAACTTCCTCTCGACGGGCCTCCATAAGGTGATCCTGCTCAGCCCGGTCTCCTCAAGAACCTAGAACCTTCTTACCCTTGTACCTCTCAACAACATACCTCAAAATCTTGTACCTAGCGTCCTCGCCAAGCTTTTAATGTGGAGGCATTGAAAGAGGTGGCTATTCTGTGGCGGGCCCGCGGGGATTTGAACCCCGGACCACCGGCTTAGAAGGCCGGCGCTCTCTCCTGGCTGAGCTACGGGCCCTTTATGTTTTTGTGGTGGCTGTTGATACCTCTTTTGTTTTTGGAGGGTTTTTTAGTTTTGCTTCTCCAATTCTGTTATTCGCTGTGTTGCACGCTATTTTTCCGTTAACTATTGTGTATTTTGCTATGTGTATAGAGTTCAGTATGGTGCTTACCATGTCTCTTTGGACCTCATGTCTGTTTATCTCGAATATTGCTATGTCTGCCTGTTTACCAATTTCTATGATGCCTGCATCGATGTTTAGTGCTTGGGCTCCACCTCTTGTGGAGTAGTGTAGCACATCTTCTGTCTGTGGGTAGAGCCCCCATGTCTTTGCTGAGTAGACTGTTTGCAGCGCTATAATGTCGTATAATATCGATGTTCCTATTCTTTTCCAGATGTCGTCTATCCCTATGCTAATCCGCTTTAACTTGAATAGCTGTGGATGCACAGAGCCTAGGATGCCAGCCATAGAGTCTGTATATGGCACTATAGAGATGTTTGCCTCGCTTTGCATAAGCTCTTCTATCTCCCATGTTGTGGCCCATGAGAAGTGAGCTAAACATGTCCGCTTTGTTAAAAGCCCTGTTTTGGCTAGGTGTTTGACTATCCACTCACCTTTCTTCTTGTAATATGCCAGCACATCCGATATTTTCTGCGGCATCACAACCTGTATGTTTATGTTGTTTCTAGAGGCAAAATCGTTGACGAGGCTCAGAACATTGTTGTTTGTGTTCTCTGTTAACCTTATGTTTATTGCTGGTATGCACAATCCTCTCCTCAGGTTCTTGGCCATATAAAGTTTTTTCAGATCGTCTTCAGAGCTGATTAAAGGTCCTATAGAAATCCTCAAACCCATTTCATTTGCTTTATCACAAAGCAGATCAGCATGTTGCTCATCGGCTATGTGAATTGCTGTAAAGCCGTGTTTGAGTAACGTGGCTAAAGCCTCTCTAACCACATCGTCGACATTGCCATCAACATTGCTTGGCAGTACATGTGTGTGGCTGCTCACAAAACCTGGCATTGCTATGGAGTCTCCACACTCTAGAATTTCATAGCCGTGGATATCCTTGCATTCGCCCACACAAGAAATGGTCTCTCCATCGATAACTATACTGCTGTTCTCAACGATATGGAGAGGCTTAAAAGATTTTACAACATATCTACATCTCTTTACAACTATGTCCATATCCACCAACTACAACAATTTATAAATCACATACAGCAATTTGCAAAAGAGGTAAAAAGGTGCTGATAGATGCTGAGAGCACAGTTCATATCAAAGAAAGAGATTAGAAGCATTTTAGAGGAGCTTCAAAAAAGAGCTGAGATAGACCCCCAGTTCATAGCCTATCTAAAAGAGTTTGAAAATGATGTTAAGAAGGTTGTGGAAGAGAAGTTCGAGATCGTTGTGTTTGGAGCCACACCAGCTTTGTTCAAGACACAAAAAATATCATTCTACATGCCAACACTGTATGCAATCAACGTAATGTACAATACGAAAAAAATTGCTATAGTCCCCGCAGTCGTTGTCGACGAAGGGGCTGTGAATCACCTTAAGAATGGGGCCGATGTTATGATACCAGGCATTAGAAAGATTCTGAAGGACTTCACCCAAAACTCTATTGTAGGCGTCTTAGATCCTTCAGAAAAGTACTTCTTGGTTGTTGGTTATGCATTGATGGACTCTACACAGATTGTGCCAGGAGCCAAAGGCAAGGCAATCAAGAATGTGAGCCACATAGACGATGATATATGGAGAGCCTCTCTACAGATAGCAAAGACCTTGTCTAGTAGTTGACCCATTGCCAGCCTCTTCAAAATAAAACATTTAATTAGTCTTCAATCTCATTAACCAAGCTCCAATGTCCACCGGCCCTAGCTTCCCAATACCATGCCGTAGAAACCTTCTTTCTATATAGCCTGCCTAGCAACTCTGAATTCTTTTTCAGACTCGATGCTGTAAAAGCTTATCCCTGTTAACTCACCCAATATCTCAAGGCGCACAACATACTCTGGCTTCTTGAATTCGATTTCGGCTATATCCAATGCCTCGATTATCTGCCCCAAATACCTTAATAGTTTTGAGCATGAGTCTATAGACCACCCCCTCTTTCTACATTTAAAAATAAGCTTGATAGGCTTGGGGATGTTAGAGAGTAGCAGAAACTCCAGTACGCATTTCGTTATATCCTCATATGAGGTTTTGCACGTGGTGTATATGGGGATGGCCCAATAACATCTAATATTGCTTCTAACCAAATTTCTGACAATCTGAAGAGGATCATAGTCTTTCTCAGCATAGACCAGAACAATTCCACTTCTTTCAATAGGTTCACATCTGACACCAGTAAAGAAGAATGCCAGCGCATTTTCAATGTCTTCACATGCTTCATGTTCTATATCGATATCTGTTGTCGCAATAGCCTTTAGATCAGCACTCTTGACACCAATCACAGATTATCATCACGCTCGTGTATCATCATCATTAGAGTTTGTGTTGCTTAGCAACTATAAAAGTTAATAACCTAAACACTAAATAAAGATAATATAGTTGAAATAGGGCTTTGTGTGCGGGGGTGCCCGAGCTAGGTCAAAGGGGGCGGGCTTAAGACCCGCTGGCGTAGGCCTGCGTGGGTTCGAATCCCACCCCCCGCACTAAATCCTCTTCAATTTTTGGTGATGTTAAATGTCGTTGCGTGAAATTTCAGCTAGGCTGAGAGAGGGCTATAGAGTCATTAGAGTTGTCTTAATATTATCGCTTGTTGGTATGATAGTGGAATTTCTATTTGCTTATTCCACTGGTTCTATGATACTCTATACAGATTTTGTCCACTGGGCTATAGATGCATCACTCGAGTTTATGACAATGATTGCTCTGTATCTTGCTAGCAAAACTTTGAAAAGGTTTTCATGGGGGATTCTATACCTAGAGTCTTTCCTTATCCTAATAACATCTATATCCATTATCTCTGTATACATAATGAGCTTTGTAGACTATGTCAATAATGTTATTTTAAATAGTAGCAATACAAGGGTTACAACATTAAATCCTCTTCTATCCCTTGTGACTTTAGCAGGGGGATTCCTAACATTGTATGCTTTTCTAGTCCTTAAGAAAGAGTATGTGAAGTCGAGGCTAGAGATTCTCAAGTCTGAGTATATCCATGCACTAATAGATATAGTTGCATCTGCTATATCATCTGCTGGTGTTGTTGCTACAGCTCTGACTAGGAGCCCATCAGTAGAGTTGTTAACAATTGTTGCAGGTCTTTTCTTTGCTTTGCACAGCATAGTCAATGTGATTGAAGACTCTGTAAAGTCTATTATTGGTGTGGAAGGAGATAAGGAACTTAAATACGATATAATGTCTGAGATATCCGGTTTGGAGAATGTAAGGATAAAAAACATTGATGTTAGAAAAATAGGCTCGTTCTACATAGTTACAGTAGATCTCTATGTAGATCCTAGTACAACACTAATAGAGCTTAACAGGCTTAGAACAAGGATAATAAGGCTTTGCAGAGGTGTTAGCGAAATGATATACCACGTCGATGTGATATTCCGTCCAGATACAGAAAAATACAAAAGCATTAAAAAGATTAAATCTAGAAAAAGGTAGAAAGAAAGAGCAGTTAAGCTAGTAAAAGTGTACTTTTATGGAGCATGCTATGGAGTCTAAGGGTAAGAAGACAAAGTTTGGTGTATATGTACCGCCAGAGCTTGTTCAAGAGCTAGAAGAGCTGATGAATGTTCTTAACATAGATAACAGGTCTAAGCTTCTCCAAGAAGCTCTAAGACTCTTCATATTAGAAAATAGGTGGAGCACAGCCAAAGAAGTTGTTGGATCAATTAACATCCTCTACAACCATGAAATAGGAGATAGCGATAAGGAACTTACTGAAATTCAGCATAGGTTCCTAGATATAATAGTTTCAACTATGCATGTTCACTTAGACAAGAACAGATGCTTGCTCATAATAGCTATAAGAGGCTCTAACGAGAGAGTAAAAGAGTTGCTAGGCAGTATACATAGTATAAAAGGCGTTATGCTGGTTAGACCAGTACTCATGTCAATGCAATAACATCTCTATATGCAAATGCTGATCCATCGCATGTAAAGCCAGGGGTGTGAAGTGCACCAAAACCCTCTCTACATGTTGCAAAAACTAGTCCATTGTTATAGGAAATCTCTTTCACGATTTTCATATATGAAAGTCTTAACCTCTCATCCAAATATCTATAGCCTTGTACAACATTTGCAGTAGCACCGAAATACATATACTTAAATTCATTTGCAATCCTATCACCATATAGCATTCTGACAACATTTAAAATCTTCTTAAAATCTATTGGCTTGGCCTTATATGTGGAGGAGGTTATCTGAACAGCCCCCGCAGATGCTACAGCATCAACAACACTTTTTATATTCTCGTAAGAGTCGTTTATAAACGGTATTATAGGGTCTAGTCTAACAATAACACTAATACCATTGGCGGCTAGAATCCTTACAGCCTCTAGCCTTTCAGAAGATGTGGGGGCTCCAGGTTCTATGATCCTCGCTATTCGGTCATCCAATGTAGTTATAGTTATAGCTACAGCAACCCTATCCCTATAACGTTGCAGAAGATCAATGTCGCGAACAACAAGGTTGCTTTTAGTTGTTATTAGAACCCTCATACCAGCATCCAAAAGCTTTTGTAAAGCTATGCGTGTAAGACCTCGCTCCCTCTCAGGCCAGGTATATGGATCGCTACTAGTCGATAGCTCCACTAGACTATCTTTTGGCATTTTACTCAAATCTCTTTCTAGGAAAACTAAAAGATCTTTTTTAGGTCTTGGATTTAAATGTCTGGGTATATAATTTGCTGCATAACAATATAAACAAGCATGGGAACACCCTGTATACGGATGAAAAACCCACTTCATCGGGCATGTGCATAGTGGTGATCTCCAGGGGTCAAAAGGCTTTAGCACTTTAAGCATTGATTGTCTTGGGAAAATCCTTGGCATATCTAGAGCCAAGGTCAAGCCCCATAAAATCCCTATAATCTATAGCCTCTCTTCCTTTAGTCTATGAATGTTTTTATACCTTACCCATTATACAGCTATTACTATGTGATTAATCATGAAGGAAAAGATGCTGCTAATATTGGTGCTAACAATCATAATAGTTCTTGCATCGGCAATCCAAGATAAAATGTATGCTGAAACAATAGAACAAGTAACAACAACTACAACACGGGCGACGACAAACACCACTACAATTACACAAAACATAAATGTGACAACGATAACCATTACAGAAACGAGTCCAACAACAATATTTGCAACAACCACAATTCCAGTTTTCTTTTCCTATACCACTACAAGCCTTGTGACAGTGGTTATGGGGTTGGAGCCACACTTAGCAATAGCACTATCAATGATATTCATAATCATAGCAATTTTAGTGGGCTACGTGATAGGTCTAAAGACACGTAGAGAAAGAGAGGTTACACCACCTCCGACACAACCCAAAACAGCTAAAAGAGCAAGAAGATAAAAGTTTTTATAAAACTTTGTTATGTGGTATACAGAAACCGCTTGAAGAAATAAATGTTTTTAGGTTTTAAGTAGATACAGAGGTCGAGCACATTATTAATGCTTTTCATATTCTAAGAATAAGAATGTTGTTATTTAGTATAATTCAAAACTACTAGAATTGTTTATGGTTGCGAAGATATTGTAGTAGTTCTTGTGGTGTTGGTGTCCTCCCATATTTATTTTTAAAATTGTGTATGGCAGATTCTATGTAGTACCACGCCTTTTTCCCAGCCACACAGAAATCTGGTATAAATGGTTTTAGTGGATTGGGTGGAAACCAAGAAGCTATAATATCCTTCT
Protein-coding regions in this window:
- a CDS encoding radical SAM protein, whose product is MPRIFPRQSMLKVLKPFDPWRSPLCTCPMKWVFHPYTGCSHACLYCYAANYIPRHLNPRPKKDLLVFLERDLSKMPKDSLVELSTSSDPYTWPERERGLTRIALQKLLDAGMRVLITTKSNLVVRDIDLLQRYRDRVAVAITITTLDDRIARIIEPGAPTSSERLEAVRILAANGISVIVRLDPIIPFINDSYENIKSVVDAVASAGAVQITSSTYKAKPIDFKKILNVVRMLYGDRIANEFKYMYFGATANVVQGYRYLDERLRLSYMKIVKEISYNNGLVFATCREGFGALHTPGFTCDGSAFAYRDVIALT
- a CDS encoding PUA domain-containing protein, giving the protein MLRAQFISKKEIRSILEELQKRAEIDPQFIAYLKEFENDVKKVVEEKFEIVVFGATPALFKTQKISFYMPTLYAINVMYNTKKIAIVPAVVVDEGAVNHLKNGADVMIPGIRKILKDFTQNSIVGVLDPSEKYFLVVGYALMDSTQIVPGAKGKAIKNVSHIDDDIWRASLQIAKTLSSS
- a CDS encoding ABC transporter ATP-binding protein; translation: MYKDSSVIVAKGLVKKFGDMVAVNGLSFSVRRGSVYCLVGPNGAGKTTTLRLVVGLLKPDAGWVFIEGFDVHSNRVEALRRVGYVPDYPNLPSYLTPLEFIYYVAALRGFKREDVEDDVKYYIDLFNMAEDAKKPIRALSRGGLQKTAIIAALIVKPRVLVMDEPLTNIEIDTQIIFKNVVKKLMRDGVSFLISSHMLSLIEGVCTDVGVIDRGKMVAEGSMESIMKLAGERASFEEVYMKILGRDIERGT
- a CDS encoding cation transporter; the protein is MSLREISARLREGYRVIRVVLILSLVGMIVEFLFAYSTGSMILYTDFVHWAIDASLEFMTMIALYLASKTLKRFSWGILYLESFLILITSISIISVYIMSFVDYVNNVILNSSNTRVTTLNPLLSLVTLAGGFLTLYAFLVLKKEYVKSRLEILKSEYIHALIDIVASAISSAGVVATALTRSPSVELLTIVAGLFFALHSIVNVIEDSVKSIIGVEGDKELKYDIMSEISGLENVRIKNIDVRKIGSFYIVTVDLYVDPSTTLIELNRLRTRIIRLCRGVSEMIYHVDVIFRPDTEKYKSIKKIKSRKR
- a CDS encoding THUMP domain-containing protein produces the protein MIGVKSADLKAIATTDIDIEHEACEDIENALAFFFTGVRCEPIERSGIVLVYAEKDYDPLQIVRNLVRSNIRCYWAIPIYTTCKTSYEDITKCVLEFLLLSNIPKPIKLIFKCRKRGWSIDSCSKLLRYLGQIIEALDIAEIEFKKPEYVVRLEILGELTGISFYSIESEKEFRVARQAI
- a CDS encoding amidohydrolase family protein: MDIVVKRCRYVVKSFKPLHIVENSSIVIDGETISCVGECKDIHGYEILECGDSIAMPGFVSSHTHVLPSNVDGNVDDVVREALATLLKHGFTAIHIADEQHADLLCDKANEMGLRISIGPLISSEDDLKKLYMAKNLRRGLCIPAINIRLTENTNNNVLSLVNDFASRNNINIQVVMPQKISDVLAYYKKKGEWIVKHLAKTGLLTKRTCLAHFSWATTWEIEELMQSEANISIVPYTDSMAGILGSVHPQLFKLKRISIGIDDIWKRIGTSILYDIIALQTVYSAKTWGLYPQTEDVLHYSTRGGAQALNIDAGIIEIGKQADIAIFEINRHEVQRDMVSTILNSIHIAKYTIVNGKIACNTANNRIGEAKLKNPPKTKEVSTATTKT
- a CDS encoding ribbon-helix-helix domain-containing protein, which encodes MESKGKKTKFGVYVPPELVQELEELMNVLNIDNRSKLLQEALRLFILENRWSTAKEVVGSINILYNHEIGDSDKELTEIQHRFLDIIVSTMHVHLDKNRCLLIIAIRGSNERVKELLGSIHSIKGVMLVRPVLMSMQ